One region of Camelus bactrianus isolate YW-2024 breed Bactrian camel chromosome 22, ASM4877302v1, whole genome shotgun sequence genomic DNA includes:
- the MKNK2 gene encoding MAP kinase-interacting serine/threonine-protein kinase 2 isoform X1, with amino-acid sequence MVQKKTAELQGFHRSFKGQNPFELAFSLDQAHHGETDFSLECPTRPDMPASQPIDIPDAKKRGKKKKRCRATDSFSGRFEDVYQLQEDVLGEGAHARVQTCVNLITNQEYAVKIIEKQPGHIRSRVFREVEMLYQCQGHRNVLELIEFFEEEDRFYLVFEKMRGGSILSHIHKRRHFNELEASVVVQDVASALDFLHNKGIAHRDLKPENILCEHPNQVSPVKICDFDLGSGIKLNGDCSPISTPELLTPCGSAEYMAPEVVEAFSEEASIYDKRCDLWSLGVILYILLSGYPPFVGHCGSDCGWDRGEACPACQNMLFESIQEGKYEFPEKDWAHISFAAKDLISKLLVRDAKQRLSAAQVLQHPWVQGCAPENTLPTPMVLQRNSCAKDLTSFAAEAIAMNRQLAQREEDAAEEVGQDQPVVIRATSRCLQLSPPSQSKLAQRRQRASLSGAPVVLVGDHA; translated from the exons gGGCAGAATCCTTTTGAGCTGGCCTTCTCCCTAGACCAGGCTCATCACGGGGAGACTGACTTCAGCCTGGAGTGCCCAACCCGCCCtg ACATGCCCGCGAGCCAGCCCATCGACATCCCCGATGCCAAGAAGAGaggcaagaagaagaagaggTGCCGGGCCACTGATAGCTTTTCAGGCAGGTTCGAAG ACGTCTACCAGCTGCAGGAGGACGTGCTGGGGGAGGGTGCCCACGCCCGCGTGCAGACCTGCGTCAACCTGATCACCAACCAGGAGTACGCCGTCAAG ATCATTGAGAAGCAGCCGGGCCATATTCGGAGTAGGGTTTTCCGGGAGGTGGAGATGTTGTATCAGTGCCAGGGACACAG GAACGTCCTAGAGCTGATTGAGTTCTTTGAGGAGGAGGACCGTTTCTACCTGGTGTTTGAGAAGATGCGGGGTG GCTCCATCCTGAGCCACATCCACAAGCGGCGGCACTTTAACGAGCTGGAGGCCAGCGTGGTAGTGCAGGACGTGGCTAGCGCTCTGGACTTCCTGCACAACAAAG GCATCGCCCACAGGGACCTCAAGCCGGAAAACATCCTCTGTGAGCATCCCAACCAG GTCTCCCCTGTGAAGATCTGCGACTTTGATCTGGGCAGTGGCATCAAACTCAACGGGGACTGCTCCCCCATTTCCACTCCTGAGCTGCTCACCCCG TGCGGCTCCGCCGAGTACATGGCCCCCGAGGTGGTGGAGGCTTTCAGCGAGGAGGCTAGCATCTACGACAAGCGCTGCGACCTCTGGAGCCTGGGCGTCATCCTCTACATCCTGCTCAGCGGCTACCCGCCCTTCGTGGGCCACTGCGGCAGCGACTGCGGCTGGGACCGCGGCGAGGCCTGCCCAGCATGCCAG AACATGCTATTTGAGAGCATCCAGGAGGGCAAGTACGAGTTTCCTGAGAAGGACTGGGCCCACATCTCCTTCGCTGCCAAAGACCTCATTTCAAAGCTCCTCGTCCGTGATGCCAAGCAGAGACTGAGCGCTGCCCAAGTCCTGCAGCACCCCTGGGTGCAGGGG TGCGCCCCGGAGAACACCCTGCCCACGCCCATGGTCCTGCAAAG GAACAGCTGTGCCAAAGACCTCACTTCATTCGCGGCGGAGGCCATTGCCATGAACCGGCAGCTGGCCCAGCGCGAGGAGGACGCGGCcgaggaggtggggcaggaccAGCCCGTGGTCATCCGAGCTACCTCACGCTGCCTGCAGTTGTCCCCGCCCTCCCAGTCCAAATTGGCCCAGCGGCGGCAGCGAGCCAGCCTGTCCGGAGCCCCCGTGGTCCTGGTGGGAGACCACGCGTGA
- the MKNK2 gene encoding MAP kinase-interacting serine/threonine-protein kinase 2 isoform X2 has protein sequence MVQKKTAELQGFHRSFKGQNPFELAFSLDQAHHGETDFSLECPTRPDMPASQPIDIPDAKKRGKKKKRCRATDSFSGRFEDVYQLQEDVLGEGAHARVQTCVNLITNQEYAVKIIEKQPGHIRSRVFREVEMLYQCQGHRNVLELIEFFEEEDRFYLVFEKMRGGSILSHIHKRRHFNELEASVVVQDVASALDFLHNKGIAHRDLKPENILCEHPNQVSPVKICDFDLGSGIKLNGDCSPISTPELLTPCGSAEYMAPEVVEAFSEEASIYDKRCDLWSLGVILYILLSGYPPFVGHCGSDCGWDRGEACPACQNMLFESIQEGKYEFPEKDWAHISFAAKDLISKLLVRDAKQRLSAAQVLQHPWVQGGSSPSPAATPGREATRTGGLTKNISWHWGPCGEQSLGPHAQGRWAGGGGGFSETQAPPTTHTWLPQRPLPQPGSVPGR, from the exons gGGCAGAATCCTTTTGAGCTGGCCTTCTCCCTAGACCAGGCTCATCACGGGGAGACTGACTTCAGCCTGGAGTGCCCAACCCGCCCtg ACATGCCCGCGAGCCAGCCCATCGACATCCCCGATGCCAAGAAGAGaggcaagaagaagaagaggTGCCGGGCCACTGATAGCTTTTCAGGCAGGTTCGAAG ACGTCTACCAGCTGCAGGAGGACGTGCTGGGGGAGGGTGCCCACGCCCGCGTGCAGACCTGCGTCAACCTGATCACCAACCAGGAGTACGCCGTCAAG ATCATTGAGAAGCAGCCGGGCCATATTCGGAGTAGGGTTTTCCGGGAGGTGGAGATGTTGTATCAGTGCCAGGGACACAG GAACGTCCTAGAGCTGATTGAGTTCTTTGAGGAGGAGGACCGTTTCTACCTGGTGTTTGAGAAGATGCGGGGTG GCTCCATCCTGAGCCACATCCACAAGCGGCGGCACTTTAACGAGCTGGAGGCCAGCGTGGTAGTGCAGGACGTGGCTAGCGCTCTGGACTTCCTGCACAACAAAG GCATCGCCCACAGGGACCTCAAGCCGGAAAACATCCTCTGTGAGCATCCCAACCAG GTCTCCCCTGTGAAGATCTGCGACTTTGATCTGGGCAGTGGCATCAAACTCAACGGGGACTGCTCCCCCATTTCCACTCCTGAGCTGCTCACCCCG TGCGGCTCCGCCGAGTACATGGCCCCCGAGGTGGTGGAGGCTTTCAGCGAGGAGGCTAGCATCTACGACAAGCGCTGCGACCTCTGGAGCCTGGGCGTCATCCTCTACATCCTGCTCAGCGGCTACCCGCCCTTCGTGGGCCACTGCGGCAGCGACTGCGGCTGGGACCGCGGCGAGGCCTGCCCAGCATGCCAG AACATGCTATTTGAGAGCATCCAGGAGGGCAAGTACGAGTTTCCTGAGAAGGACTGGGCCCACATCTCCTTCGCTGCCAAAGACCTCATTTCAAAGCTCCTCGTCCGTGATGCCAAGCAGAGACTGAGCGCTGCCCAAGTCCTGCAGCACCCCTGGGTGCAGGGG GGGTCGAGTCCCAGCCCGGCTGCCACCCCAGGTAGGGAGGCCACCAGAACAGGGGGCTTAACCAAAAATATAAGTTGGCACTGGGGACCCTGTGGGGAGCAAAGCCTAGGGCCCCACGCTCAAGGCAGATGGGCAGGTGGAGGGGGCGGCTTTAGTGAgacccaggccccacccaccacACATACCTGGCTCCCgcaacgccccctcccccagcctggctcAGTTCCCGGCAGGTGA